A genome region from Primulina huaijiensis isolate GDHJ02 unplaced genomic scaffold, ASM1229523v2 scaffold30633, whole genome shotgun sequence includes the following:
- the LOC140967933 gene encoding uncharacterized protein — protein sequence MREMASCFSEYAVQISDTSCSSYSNNYCISPSLNLVPSIQNDVTCLYRTVLSTQKQVLVTVSWCKNSLFQGLNITFGENSLNPFKLNTNSRLFRKLRGSKSFELQGLRVEIMWDLSAAQYQSSPEPVEGYYVLIMVDSEVVLALGDVEEEGTTKRLKNGATKFSLISRQEHFSGNTHYSTKAQFCETGVPHDILIRCSGENEGLKYPVLSVCIDKKTVIRVKRLQWNFRGNQTIFLDGLLVDLMWDVHDWFYNSGPGSAVFIFRTRSGMENRLWLEEKMVQKDKDKVEFSLMIYACKNM from the coding sequence ATGAGAGAAATGGCATCTTGTTTCAGCGAATACGCAGTACAAATCTCCGATACCTCGTGTTCTAGTTACTCAAACAATTATTGTATCTCCCCATCTCTGAATTTAGTCCCTTCAATCCAAAACGATGTTACCTGTTTGTATAGAACAGTTCTCTCCACTCAGAAACAGGTTCTAGTCACAGTTTCATGGTGCAAAAACAGTTTGTTTCAAGGCCTCAACATAACTTTTGGCGAAAATTCATTAAACCCCTTCAAGCTCAACACGAATTCGAGGTTGTTCCGAAAGTTAAGAGGCAGCAAATCGTTCGAACTACAGGGTTTAAGAGTAGAAATTATGTGGGATCTTTCGGCCGCACAGTATCAATCAAGCCCTGAACCAGTTGAGGGATACTATGTTTTAATCATGGTGGATTCAGAAGTAGTGCTGGCTCTTGGAGACGTGGAGGAAGAAGGTACGACGAAAAGGCTAAAAAACGGCGCCACAAAATTCTCATTAATCTCACGTCAAGAACACTTTTCAGGCAACACCCATTACTCAACCAAGGCTCAGTTCTGCGAGACCGGCGTGCCGCACGATATCTTGATCCGTTGTAGCGGGGAAAACGAAGGTCTTAAGTATCCGGTTCTCTCAGTTTGCATCGATAAGAAAACGGTGATTCGAGTGAAGAGATTGCAGTGGAATTTTCGGGGGAATCAGACGATTTTCCTTGACGGTTTGCTGGTGGATTTGATGTGGGATGTTCACGACTGGTTCTATAATTCGGGGCCGGGATCTGCAGTTTTCATTTTCAGGACAAGAAGTGGGATGGAGAATAGGTTGTGGCTGGAAGAGAAGATGGTTCAGAAAGACAAGGATAAGGTTGAGTTTTCATTAATGATTTATGCATGTAAGAATATGTGA